In Megalopta genalis isolate 19385.01 chromosome 16, iyMegGena1_principal, whole genome shotgun sequence, the following are encoded in one genomic region:
- the LOC117224681 gene encoding uncharacterized protein LOC117224681 codes for MEESFLYTTASAIPRRASFTWPIVISPSFASPAGVESTTGEYEAAWDRVKKERCVSDGAAAVVYDRSCWGSSRDTADHRQTEDDPFRTTDTYLSVQQTNYVCTDCGKEYKWLDSLKRHKRVDCGNKEKRFSCHMCNKKFKYRYELKNHITAHHGL; via the exons ATGGAAGAGAGTTTCCTGTACACGACA GCTAGCGCCATTCCCCGTCGCGCATCGTTCACGTGGCCCATTGTCATATCACCCTCGTTTGCTTCTCCCGCAGGTGTGGAAAGTACGACGGGAGAATACGAGGCCGCGTGGGACCGCGTGAAGAAGGAGCGCTGCGTCAGCGACGGGGCCGCCGCGGTCGTCTACGATAGATCGTGCTGGGGTTCGTCGCGCGATACCGCGGACCACCGACAGACGGAGGACGATCCGTTCAGGACGACGGACACGTATCTGTCGGTGCAGCAAACGAACTACGTGTGCACCGACTGCGGCAAGGAGTACAAATGGCTGGACAGCCTGAAGAGGCACAAGAGGGTCGACTGCGGGAACAAAGAGAAGAGGTTCTCGTGTCACATGTGCAACAAGAAGTTCAAGTATCGATACGAACTGAAAAATCACATAACCGCGCACCACGGATTGTAA